In a single window of the Maniola jurtina chromosome 4, ilManJurt1.1, whole genome shotgun sequence genome:
- the LOC123864376 gene encoding organic cation transporter protein-like, which produces MDVKEELNKKEHADSDVLEKVLMHVGELGRYQKLLFLAMAPFGVFFAFVYFVQMFITATPQRHWCRVPELEHLDVELRRNLTAPPMGEEWERCLMYDANWTHVLQNNSVLADTPTVPCRNGWEFELGDIPYETVVSERGWVCEYAGYTPFAQTIFFAGSFVGGIYFGWMADHFGRVPALVGTNLFAFIGGVASIYTTGIWDFAFCRFLVGMSYDSCFMLMYILVLEYVGPRYRTWVANLSIALYFGGGCLILPWLALWIGDWRNLLWATSVPFLLVIIVPFTVPESARWLSSRGRVNDAVKVIRRFEKVNGTKVPDDVMDEFIVSASQTRQTNESIKDVFKSGPLRKMMLIMVVVYMACAAIFDGLVRMSEGLGFDFFITFTLTSATEIPSVTLLAFVLDKWGRRILTCGPMFTSGVLILIAAFVPKGIPQVTLAIMARFLINMSYNAAIQWSAELLPTPVRASGSSLIHVSGYVATLVSPYIVYSERVWRSLPLLILGLIAMVGSSVSLLLPETNGMQMPQTIEEGEKIVSSYTLCGKAEDVEVDSPEENDKLKALIT; this is translated from the exons ATG GATGTAAAAGAAGAGTTGAACAAGAAGGAACATGCGGACAGCGATGTTTTGGAAAAGGTGCTCATGCACGTGGGAGAGCTGGGCCGCTACCAGAAGCTCCTGTTCTTGGCGATGGCTCCTTTCGGTGTCTTCTTTGCCTTCGTCTACTTCGTGCAGATGTTTATAACTGCCACCCCACAGCGGCACTGGTGTAGAGTGCCCGAGCTGGAGCATTTGGATGTAGAACTAAG ACGGAACCTCACGGCGCCACCAATGGGTGAAGAGTGGGAGCGATGTCTGATGTACGATGCCAACTGGACGCACGTGCTGCAGAACAACTCTGTGCTCGCTGACACGCCTACAGTGCCGTGCAGAAATGGATGGGAGTTCGAGCTTGGGGATATTCCCTATGAGACTGTTGTTAGCGAG CGAGGCTGGGTGTGCGAGTACGCCGGCTACACGCCTTTCGCTCAGACGATCTTCTTCGCCGGTTCCTTCGTCGGAGGCATTTACTTCGGCTGGATGGCAGACCACTTCGGCAGAGTGCCTGCTTTGGTTG GGACGAATTTATTCGCCTTCATCGGCGGAGTGGCCAGCATTTACACGACGGGAATATGGGACTTCGCCTTCTGCAGGTTCCTCGTCGGCATGTCCTACGACAGCTGCTTTATGCTCATGTACATTTTAG TGCTAGAATACGTAGGTCCCCGCTACCGCACGTGGGTGGCGAACCTCTCCATCGCGCTGTACTTCGGCGGCGGATGCCTCATCCTGCCGTGGCTCGCGCTGTGGATCGGAGACTGGAGGAACTTGCTGTGGGCTACCAGTGTGCCCTTCCTGCTGGTCATTATTGTGCCTTTCACTGTGCCTGAGAGTGCTAG ATGGCTCTCTTCTCGAGGGCGTGTCAACGACGCAGTTAAAGTTATAAGAAGATTTGAAAAGGTTAACGGGACAAAAGTTCCGGATGATGTTATGGATGAATTTATT GTATCAGCGAGCCAAACACGGCAGACTAACGAGTCAATCAAGGACGTGTTCAAAAGCGGCCCACTCCGCAAGATGATGCTGATAATGGTAGTTGTCTACATGGCTTGTGCGGCCATCTTTGACGGGCTGGTGCGCATGTCCGAGGGTCTGGGCTTCGATTTCTTCATCACCTTCACTCTGACCTCCGCCACCGAGATTCCTTCGGTCACACTCTTGGCTTTCGTTCTGGACAA GTGGGGACGAAGAATCTTGACATGCGGGCCGATGTTCACCTCTGGAGTTCTGATTCTAATAGCTGCATTTGTACCCAAAG GTATACCCCAAGTAACGCTAGCAATAATGGCGCGTTTCCTGATCAACATGTCTTACAACGCCGCCATCCAGTGGTCGGCTGAGCTGCTGCCTACGCCGGTGCGCGCGTCCGGCTCGTCGCTCATCCACGTAAGCGGATACGTGGCTACGCTCGTCTCACCATACATTGTTTACTCG GAACGTGTATGGAGATCTCTACCGCTTCTCATCTTGGGTCTGATAGCGATGGTCGGGAGCTCAGTCAGCTTGCTGTTGCCAGAGACTAATGGAATGCAGATGCCACAAACTATTGAGGAAGGCGAGAAAATCGTCTCTAGCTATACGCTTTGCGG aaaagCTGAAGACGTAGAAGTGGACAGTCCAGAAGAAAATGACAAATTAAAAGCTTTGAtaacttaa